TTTGTCACTACCTTGTAATGAAATCTCCTGATGAATCAAATGAATGAATATAAATATCGAAAATCTCCGACTCCCCAATCCAAAACTAATACAAACCCTGAAGTGCTCTTAGCCTTTGACTTCATTTTCATATTTTACTCCTTTCCTTTTTCTTTTCTATCTTATTGGATTTTCATGAATCACTCTCCTCGTCCATTGTCAATTTGCCACTACCTCGTATTATTATTAACTCTCTCTCTCTCTCTCTCTCTCTCTCTCTCTCTCTCTCTCTCTCTCTCTCTCTATCTCTCTCTCTCACACACACACATACATAGTGCGCATGCATATTTTATATGTACTGTCGCTGGATGGATAGGGACGGTCGAGTTAGAGATGGTGTAAGTTTTGTTATTATAGATTTCTGCTTTATGGACATATATAATTGTTATTATAATTAGCGCTCGAAGCCGGCTCTTATCGCTCTTTTTGATAGACCAATGTAACTATATTATAAATTCATATCTTTTTTCTGGTAAAATAAGATTCATGATATATTTCTTACTTTGATGATGTAATTACGGAAAACGATTGGATAAATGGATAGACTTTTATCTCCAAGGTTATTTCGAATAATCAACATTCCATTAATTCATTGTTTAGTTTTGTTTACTTAATTACTTTTGGTTTTGTAACTACTTGTTAGTCGCAGTGACATAACATGATAACAACATAGCGAGTATTTATGATCATATTCATAGGTGATTACTTAACAAATATTGACACACCGTGAAAAGATCTTAATTCAATTCGGAACTCCTACGTAAATGCTTAAAATAAATTTATCATATTGATTGTAAGTAAGTACCAGTTGTTTTACTCTACTGATTTACATGGAAATGAGGAAATCTATTCTCACTTGGTGCATTTTAACCACCAAGCGCGATTATCCACACAATTTTTGGGGTATAAAAATCCATCCTAGAGACAAGGCCACCTACAAAATCAACGAGTGTTTACAAATGGATCGCACATGAGTCTATAAAGGGCTTGACCAGTCATAGGCCCCAGCACAATAAGTATATATTAAGATGTCGTTCGTATTAAATATGTGTACTATACCGTAATGCGGCGATCTTTATCATTTTATATTATTCAAAGCACTAATTTGCACTTTGAAAGTCGCAAGAGTCACTTGCTAAGATGGTTGCAGCATTGATATGATTATTATAGATGTTTTTGATAATGAAGAAAAATGAAGGCAACGAGAAAAACCGTCGTCAGTGACAACGCACGCTTGCACTTGCCATAAGCACTCAAGTCCTTAGCTAGCTTAACCCATCTCCACTACCATTACTAGAAACCCATCCAGTAAAACTCTATAAATAGAAACCCTCCTTGGATCTCTTCTTTCCTCATATACACTCTTACACACCGCGTTATCTACTACACAATTGCAACTCATCTCTCTCCCTTTCTATTGCCTTTCTATACATAGAAACTAGTTGCAACATACTGTAACTGTAATGGCTAAGTTGAGCTTCTCCTTATGCTTCTTGTTGTTTCTTCTGCTAACATCAGTCGCCATGGGAAGCCGTCCTCTTGAGCGGGCTCCAGTAGGGGTGAAGGTGAGAGGTCTAAACCATTCTATTAAGGCTAAGAGCGCGACTGCACTGGATGGTCAAGCTTTAGGTAGCAGCAACAGCAGCCATGGAAAAACTCCAGAGCGGTTAAGCCCTGGAGGACCCGACCCGCAACATCATTAGTTATTTAGGATTTCCTTTATAATCAAGTGAGTTGTTCTCAATTTCTTTGAGATTTGTATTTCTTATCAATAATTTGGTTGCAATGAATCTGTTTTTTTCTTTTGTAATAGAATTATGAATTTGGGTTTGTAAGATTATTACAAAGTATAACAGTTCTGTTGATATAATATTTGAAGTTTCGTTATCGTACGTTAGATATCTAAATTTCGTTATTTTACCTTTTTGACTAAACAAGGACCGTATTATTATCCAGTATCCACAATTTATAAAAAAGAGTTTCCGTCTTTATTTTACTACTACTATTTTGTGCATTTACAGTAGTATATAGCAAACGCAAGGTATGAGGTTGATTTAAATGGTCATGCATGTAGGATGCTGTCGTATGATTACATCGTGTTCCTTGACTAATGCTCTTGTTTCAGGTTCCGGAACCAAGTTTAAACGTTGGTCTACTGGTAATCGAATAGGTGCAAGGGAATTAGTTTAGTTAAGCTTTACTCACGCTTGTGTGCTGAGTAAACTTCTTTGTCATTGTAAGCCTTTTTTATTTTTTTGGGGGGCTTGCCTTGACCCATGCTGTTAGCAAACCTTAGGTGCAGTAGCTTTTGTTCACTCAAATTCTAATGTATGTCTTGCATCATTATCCTTAGTGAAATTCACATAC
The DNA window shown above is from Brassica oleracea var. oleracea cultivar TO1000 chromosome C3, BOL, whole genome shotgun sequence and carries:
- the LOC106333637 gene encoding CLAVATA3/ESR (CLE)-related protein 2-like, producing MAKLSFSLCFLLFLLLTSVAMGSRPLERAPVGVKVRGLNHSIKAKSATALDGQALGSSNSSHGKTPERLSPGGPDPQHH